In a single window of the Neisseria subflava genome:
- a CDS encoding M16 family metallopeptidase, with amino-acid sequence MKPTLLALALLLPLSVQAATDIQRWRNRDGTQILLVERHENPIIDLEVSFKGAGSVANPDGKSQVAEFTAALLTDGTQELDEEAFNAEADNIGAQINSDSNAESASAGFRSLSKADIRDKAANLLNHSLTRPRFDEAVFRRRQIQSITGLQQQETTPDYTATRELTKLIYPNHPYGSGANITVDSLKRVSLDDIRAFHRTHYGKDNAIVAIVGDLNRKQAEQLVERVLKDLPAKATATHAIPPVPKQTAQRRDIPFAGTQAQVLLGTSLIKRHDPDYYALVAGNYILGGGGFDSRLMKVLRDRHGYTYGVYSSLAPATEEGTFAVSYSTQKKNTKASLADTQAIIEQFIAEGPTEAELKQAKANIVGGFPLRYDSNDKLLNYLSLIGLYDLPNDYLEAYPKAINSLTVEQVRDAWQRRVKFKDLNTVVVGAE; translated from the coding sequence ATGAAACCCACCCTGCTCGCCCTTGCCCTACTCCTGCCCTTAAGCGTCCAAGCCGCCACCGACATCCAACGCTGGCGCAACCGCGACGGCACCCAAATCCTCCTTGTCGAACGCCACGAAAACCCCATCATCGACCTTGAAGTCAGCTTCAAGGGCGCAGGCAGCGTCGCCAATCCGGATGGTAAAAGCCAAGTTGCCGAATTTACCGCCGCCCTTCTGACCGACGGCACCCAAGAGCTGGACGAAGAAGCCTTCAATGCCGAAGCCGACAACATCGGCGCACAAATCAACAGCGACAGCAATGCCGAAAGCGCATCTGCAGGCTTCCGCAGCCTCAGCAAAGCCGACATCCGCGACAAAGCCGCCAACTTGCTCAACCACTCGCTGACCCGTCCGCGTTTTGACGAAGCCGTTTTCCGCCGCCGTCAAATCCAATCCATTACCGGCTTGCAACAACAAGAAACCACCCCCGACTACACCGCCACGCGCGAACTGACCAAGCTCATCTACCCGAACCATCCCTACGGCAGCGGCGCAAACATAACCGTTGACAGCCTCAAACGCGTTAGTCTGGACGACATCCGCGCCTTCCACCGCACCCACTACGGCAAAGACAACGCCATCGTCGCCATCGTAGGCGACCTCAACCGCAAACAGGCAGAGCAACTGGTCGAACGCGTCCTCAAAGACCTGCCGGCCAAAGCCACCGCAACCCATGCCATCCCGCCCGTTCCCAAACAAACCGCCCAACGCCGCGACATCCCCTTTGCCGGCACACAGGCACAAGTCCTGCTCGGCACCTCCCTCATCAAACGCCATGACCCTGACTACTATGCCCTCGTTGCCGGCAACTACATCCTCGGCGGCGGCGGTTTCGACAGCCGCCTCATGAAAGTTTTGCGCGACCGACACGGCTACACCTACGGCGTATACAGCAGCCTCGCCCCGGCGACAGAAGAGGGCACGTTTGCCGTTTCCTACTCCACCCAAAAGAAAAACACCAAAGCCTCACTGGCTGACACCCAAGCCATCATCGAGCAGTTTATCGCCGAAGGCCCGACCGAAGCCGAGCTGAAACAGGCCAAAGCCAACATCGTCGGCGGCTTTCCCCTGCGCTACGACTCCAACGACAAACTGCTCAACTACCTGAGCCTGATCGGCCTCTACGACCTGCCCAACGACTACTTGGAAGCCTACCCAAAAGCCATCAACAGCCTGACCGTCGAACAAGTCCGCGACGCATGGCAACGCCGCGTCAAATTCAAAGACCTCAACACCGTCGTTGTCGGTGCAGAATAA
- a CDS encoding mechanosensitive ion channel family protein has product MNFDLQVLSSFSGWEQLAQTGMSFGTNLLAALAIFFIGRWIATRLVTLMKAALTRAKVDKTLVSFLGNVANIGLLILVIIAALGKLGIPTTSVTALIGGAGLAVALSLKDQLSNFAAGALIILFRPFKVGDFIRVNGFEGIVREIKMVQTSLSTPDNEEVVLPNSVVMTNSITNRSSLPLCRAQVVVGVDYACDLKAAKAAVLRAATEHPLCVQTEERPAVVYITNLGDSAIEITLWAWTQEENLGPFRFALNEQVVENLRAANINIPFPQCDVHLIQPKA; this is encoded by the coding sequence ATGAATTTCGATCTTCAAGTCCTCTCCTCCTTCTCCGGTTGGGAACAACTCGCCCAAACCGGCATGTCTTTCGGTACCAACCTGCTGGCCGCCTTAGCCATCTTCTTTATCGGCCGCTGGATCGCCACACGCTTGGTAACACTGATGAAAGCCGCGCTGACACGCGCCAAAGTCGATAAAACACTGGTCAGCTTCCTCGGCAACGTCGCCAACATCGGCCTGCTGATCCTCGTCATCATCGCCGCACTGGGCAAACTCGGCATCCCGACCACTTCCGTTACCGCCTTGATCGGCGGCGCAGGCTTGGCCGTGGCTTTGTCTTTGAAAGACCAACTGTCCAACTTCGCCGCCGGCGCGCTGATTATCCTGTTCCGCCCATTTAAAGTCGGCGACTTTATCCGTGTCAACGGTTTTGAAGGTATCGTCCGCGAAATCAAAATGGTGCAGACCTCTTTGAGTACGCCGGACAACGAAGAAGTCGTCCTGCCCAACAGCGTGGTCATGACCAACAGCATCACCAACCGCTCCTCCCTGCCCCTGTGCCGCGCCCAAGTCGTTGTCGGCGTCGACTACGCCTGCGACTTGAAAGCCGCCAAAGCCGCCGTATTGAGAGCGGCAACCGAGCATCCATTGTGTGTTCAAACCGAAGAACGACCTGCCGTCGTATACATTACCAACCTTGGCGACAGCGCCATCGAAATTACCCTTTGGGCGTGGACGCAAGAAGAAAATCTCGGCCCGTTCCGATTCGCCCTGAACGAGCAAGTGGTTGAAAACCTGCGTGCCGCCAACATCAACATCCCGTTCCCACAATGTGATGTCCACCTCATTCAGCCGAAAGCCTGA
- the glmS gene encoding glutamine--fructose-6-phosphate transaminase (isomerizing): MCGIVGAIRANHNVVDFLTDGLKRLEYRGYDSSGIAVNMDGKIKRVRRVGRVQLMEDAAREKGVFGHIGIGHTRWATHGGVTEPNAHPHISGGMIAVVHNGIIENFEAERERLKALGYTFESQTDTEVIAHSVNHEYAQNGGKLFEAVQAATARFHGAYAIAVIAQDNPEQMVVARMGCPLLVALGDQETFIASDVSAVIAFTRRIAYLEDGDIALLNANGIEKLLDKTGAQTERAVKVSELSLASLELGPYSHFMQKEIHEQPRAIADTAEVFLDGGFEPENFGANAREVFDDIHSIKILACGTSYYAALTAKYWLESIAKVPTDVEIASEYRYRDVIADPKQLVITISQSGETLDTMEALKYAQSLGHKHSLSICNVMESALPRESELVLYTRAGAEIGVASTKAFTTQLVVLFGLAVTLGKQRGLVSDEQAAAYVEELRQLPGSIQHVLNLEPQIAAWAQKFAKKTSALFLGRGIHFPIALEGALKLKEITYIHAEAYPAGELKHGPLALVDENMPVVVIAPNDSLLDKVKANMQEVGARGGELFVFADLDSNFNATEGVHVIRAPRHVGVLSPIVHTIPVQLLSYHAALARGTDVDKPRNLAKSVTVE, encoded by the coding sequence ATGTGCGGTATCGTAGGTGCTATTCGCGCCAATCACAATGTAGTCGATTTTCTGACCGACGGTCTCAAACGCCTTGAATACCGAGGCTATGATTCGTCGGGTATTGCCGTAAACATGGACGGCAAAATCAAACGCGTCCGCCGTGTCGGCCGTGTTCAGCTGATGGAAGATGCAGCACGCGAAAAAGGCGTGTTCGGCCATATCGGCATCGGCCATACCCGTTGGGCAACCCACGGCGGTGTAACCGAGCCTAACGCCCACCCCCACATTTCCGGCGGCATGATCGCGGTTGTCCACAACGGCATCATCGAAAACTTTGAAGCCGAACGCGAACGCTTGAAAGCTTTGGGTTACACCTTCGAATCGCAAACCGATACCGAAGTCATCGCCCACAGCGTCAACCACGAATACGCGCAAAACGGCGGCAAACTGTTTGAAGCCGTTCAAGCTGCGACTGCCCGTTTCCACGGCGCATACGCCATTGCCGTTATCGCACAAGACAACCCTGAACAAATGGTTGTTGCGCGCATGGGCTGCCCGCTGTTGGTGGCCTTGGGCGACCAAGAAACCTTCATCGCTTCCGACGTATCCGCCGTGATCGCCTTTACCCGCCGCATCGCTTACTTGGAAGACGGCGACATCGCCCTGCTGAACGCAAACGGCATCGAAAAACTGCTCGACAAAACCGGTGCGCAAACCGAACGCGCGGTTAAAGTATCCGAATTGTCTCTGGCTTCTTTAGAGTTGGGCCCATACAGCCACTTCATGCAAAAAGAAATCCACGAACAGCCCCGCGCCATCGCCGATACTGCCGAAGTCTTCTTAGATGGCGGTTTTGAACCTGAAAACTTCGGCGCCAACGCCCGCGAAGTGTTCGACGATATCCACAGCATCAAAATCCTTGCCTGCGGTACGTCCTACTATGCTGCGCTGACCGCCAAATACTGGCTCGAATCTATCGCCAAAGTGCCGACCGACGTGGAAATCGCCAGCGAATACCGCTACCGCGACGTGATTGCCGATCCAAAACAACTGGTCATCACCATTTCCCAATCCGGCGAAACTTTGGACACCATGGAAGCCCTGAAATACGCGCAATCCTTGGGACACAAACACAGCTTGTCTATTTGTAACGTGATGGAATCCGCCCTGCCGCGCGAAAGCGAATTGGTACTGTACACACGCGCCGGTGCAGAAATCGGCGTTGCCTCTACCAAAGCGTTCACGACCCAACTGGTTGTCCTGTTCGGCCTGGCCGTTACCCTGGGTAAACAGCGCGGTCTGGTTTCCGATGAGCAAGCAGCTGCATACGTTGAAGAATTGCGCCAACTGCCCGGCAGCATTCAGCACGTTCTCAATCTTGAACCGCAAATCGCCGCTTGGGCACAAAAATTTGCCAAGAAAACCAGCGCACTCTTCCTGGGTCGCGGCATCCACTTCCCAATCGCTCTTGAAGGCGCATTGAAGCTGAAAGAGATTACCTATATCCACGCCGAAGCTTATCCTGCGGGTGAGCTGAAACACGGCCCGTTGGCCTTGGTGGACGAGAACATGCCTGTTGTCGTAATTGCTCCGAACGACAGCCTGTTGGACAAAGTGAAAGCCAATATGCAGGAAGTCGGCGCACGCGGCGGCGAACTCTTCGTCTTCGCCGACCTCGACAGCAACTTCAACGCCACCGAAGGCGTGCACGTTATCCGCGCCCCACGCCACGTCGGCGTACTCTCGCCGATTGTGCACACCATCCCCGTGCAACTCCTGTCTTACCACGCCGCCCTTGCACGCGGTACAGACGTGGACAAACCGCGCAACTTGGCTAAATCGGTAACGGTTGAGTAA
- a CDS encoding thiamine ABC transporter substrate-binding protein, with translation MKLKLSALALLLASANLYAQTEVRLAVHKSFSLPPSVIAQFEKANDAKVSVIKAGSGNEMLNKLILSKANPIADAVYGLDNANIGKAKAAGILAASQPKSAPVTASLPDALAVDYAYVAINYDKKWFEQKKLPLPQTLQDLTKPEYKNLLVTPSPATSSPGLSFLLANIGGMGEEGAFKWWAQMRQNGVKVAKGWSEAYYTDFTQNGGAYPLVVSYATSPAAEVHYSKGKYSTPPTGNLFLKGGTFRQVEGAAVLKGAKQPELAAKLVSWLQSGEVQKALPAEMWVYPAVKNTPLPKVFEFAQTPKHSDSPNRADINTKQKQWVSRWSKTVLR, from the coding sequence ATGAAACTGAAATTGTCCGCCCTCGCCCTGTTGCTGGCTTCGGCAAACCTGTACGCCCAAACCGAAGTGCGTTTGGCCGTACACAAATCCTTCAGCCTGCCCCCATCCGTCATCGCTCAATTTGAAAAAGCCAACGATGCCAAAGTGTCCGTCATCAAGGCAGGCAGCGGCAACGAAATGCTCAATAAGCTGATTTTGAGCAAAGCCAACCCGATTGCCGATGCGGTTTACGGTTTGGACAACGCCAACATCGGCAAAGCCAAAGCCGCCGGCATCCTCGCTGCCAGCCAACCCAAATCCGCGCCCGTAACCGCTTCCCTGCCCGATGCGCTGGCCGTCGATTACGCCTATGTCGCCATCAACTACGACAAAAAATGGTTTGAACAGAAAAAACTGCCCCTGCCGCAAACCCTGCAAGACCTGACCAAGCCGGAATATAAAAACCTTCTGGTAACCCCGTCTCCCGCCACATCCTCGCCCGGCCTCTCCTTCCTCTTGGCCAACATCGGCGGCATGGGTGAAGAAGGCGCGTTCAAATGGTGGGCGCAAATGCGCCAAAACGGCGTGAAAGTCGCCAAAGGCTGGAGCGAAGCCTACTACACCGACTTCACCCAAAACGGCGGCGCCTACCCCCTCGTGGTCAGCTATGCCACCAGCCCGGCGGCCGAAGTCCACTACTCCAAAGGCAAATACAGCACCCCGCCCACCGGCAACCTCTTCCTCAAAGGCGGCACATTCCGCCAAGTTGAAGGCGCGGCCGTTTTGAAAGGCGCAAAACAACCCGAGCTGGCGGCCAAACTGGTGAGCTGGCTGCAAAGCGGCGAAGTGCAAAAAGCCCTGCCTGCCGAAATGTGGGTCTATCCGGCAGTCAAAAACACACCGCTGCCCAAAGTATTCGAGTTTGCCCAAACACCGAAACACAGCGATTCCCCCAACCGCGCCGACATCAACACCAAACAAAAACAATGGGTGAGCCGTTGGAGCAAAACCGTTTTACGTTAA
- a CDS encoding CinA family protein gives MSHLQTIAEHLTSRRQTVTCAESCTGGLLAGALTSIPGSSQWFHQSFVTYSNQAKQDRLGVMPDTLLKHGAVSRETVYEMARGAKAVAQADYALSISGIAGPGGGSAAKPVGTVWFGLATPEDSFEQTALFTGDREAVRAQAVEYALAFLAKHLV, from the coding sequence ATGTCCCATCTGCAAACCATCGCCGAACACCTGACCAGCCGCCGCCAAACCGTTACCTGCGCCGAGTCCTGCACCGGCGGCCTACTTGCAGGTGCGCTGACTTCCATTCCCGGCAGCTCGCAGTGGTTTCACCAAAGCTTCGTCACATACAGCAACCAAGCCAAACAAGACCGCCTCGGCGTCATGCCCGACACCTTGCTGAAACACGGCGCGGTCAGCCGCGAGACCGTCTATGAAATGGCTCGCGGCGCAAAAGCCGTCGCGCAGGCAGATTACGCCTTGAGTATTTCAGGCATCGCCGGCCCTGGCGGCGGCAGCGCGGCCAAACCGGTCGGCACAGTCTGGTTCGGCCTGGCCACGCCCGAAGACTCGTTTGAGCAAACCGCGCTATTCACAGGCGACCGCGAAGCAGTAAGGGCGCAAGCCGTCGAATACGCATTGGCTTTCTTGGCGAAACATTTAGTTTGA
- a CDS encoding pyrimidine 5'-nucleotidase: MNHSPVWLFDLDNTLHNAEAGIFYIINRAMTEYMAGRLELSEEAASQLRQDYWHRYGATLAGLQIHHPEVDIDEFLRESHPLKQILAKVEGMDGTDDVLGRLKGRKAVFSNGPSFYVRALVEALGLEAHFDGLFGTDDFGLLYKPNPQAYLNVCRLLGVNPEQCIMVDDSADNLHQAKALGMKTVWYGEKAHPLPFADGIAKDMQGLLEFCTKLP; the protein is encoded by the coding sequence ATGAATCATTCCCCCGTTTGGCTGTTTGACCTCGACAATACTTTGCACAATGCCGAAGCCGGCATTTTCTACATCATCAACCGCGCCATGACCGAATACATGGCAGGCCGTCTGGAGCTTTCCGAAGAAGCCGCCTCCCAACTGCGCCAAGATTATTGGCACCGATACGGTGCGACGCTTGCCGGTTTGCAAATCCACCATCCCGAAGTCGATATCGATGAATTTTTGCGTGAAAGTCACCCGCTTAAGCAAATTTTGGCAAAGGTGGAGGGTATGGATGGAACTGATGACGTTTTAGGCCGTCTGAAAGGGCGAAAAGCCGTATTTTCCAACGGGCCTTCGTTTTATGTCCGTGCATTGGTTGAAGCGTTGGGCTTGGAAGCGCATTTTGACGGCTTGTTCGGCACGGACGACTTCGGCCTGCTCTACAAACCCAATCCACAAGCCTATCTCAACGTCTGCCGCCTGTTGGGCGTCAATCCCGAACAGTGCATCATGGTGGACGACAGCGCCGACAATCTGCACCAAGCCAAAGCCTTGGGCATGAAGACCGTTTGGTACGGTGAAAAAGCCCATCCGTTGCCATTTGCTGACGGCATAGCGAAAGATATGCAGGGCTTGCTTGAATTTTGCACAAAACTGCCGTGA
- the glmU gene encoding bifunctional UDP-N-acetylglucosamine diphosphorylase/glucosamine-1-phosphate N-acetyltransferase GlmU, whose product MAQTTLNIVILAAGKGTRMYSKMPKVLHRIGGLPMVERVIDTATSLNPQNICVVIGHGKEQVLDTVKRDVVWVEQTEQLGTGHAVKTALPHLSAEGRTLVLYGDVPLIDAATLETLLEAAGNEVGLLTDVPNDPTGLGRIIRDSNGNVTAIVEEKDADAAQKAVKEINTGILVLPNAKLEAWLNSLSSNNAQGEYYLTDLIAKAVADGIKVHPVQVRASHLAAGVNNKLQLAELERIFQTEQAQELLKAGVTLRDPARFDLRGRLKHGQDVVIDVNVVIEGEVELGDNVEIGANCVIKNAKIGANTKIAPFSHFEGCEVGENNQIGPYARLRPQAKLADDVHIGNFVEVKNATIGNGTKANHLTYIGDAEIGSKTNFGAGTIIANYDGVNKHKTVIGDEVRIGSNCVLVAPVTLGNKVTTGAGSAITRNCEDGKLVLARSRQTVIEGWVRPEKGDKK is encoded by the coding sequence ATGGCTCAGACAACTTTAAATATCGTCATCCTTGCTGCCGGCAAAGGCACGCGCATGTACTCCAAAATGCCCAAAGTGCTGCACCGCATCGGCGGCCTTCCCATGGTTGAGCGCGTTATCGACACCGCCACTTCCCTGAATCCCCAAAACATCTGCGTCGTCATCGGCCACGGCAAAGAGCAAGTCTTGGACACCGTCAAACGCGACGTCGTTTGGGTTGAACAAACCGAACAGCTCGGTACCGGCCACGCCGTCAAAACCGCCCTGCCGCACCTTTCCGCCGAAGGCCGCACGCTGGTGTTGTACGGCGACGTCCCCCTGATTGACGCTGCCACCCTCGAAACCCTGCTCGAAGCCGCAGGCAACGAAGTCGGCCTGTTGACCGACGTGCCCAACGACCCGACAGGCTTGGGCCGCATCATCCGCGACAGCAACGGCAACGTAACCGCCATTGTCGAAGAAAAAGACGCTGATGCCGCCCAAAAAGCCGTGAAAGAAATCAATACCGGCATTTTGGTTCTGCCCAACGCCAAACTCGAAGCTTGGTTGAACAGCCTTTCCAGCAACAATGCCCAAGGCGAATACTACCTGACCGACCTCATCGCCAAAGCCGTTGCCGACGGCATCAAAGTCCATCCCGTCCAAGTCCGCGCTTCCCATCTGGCCGCCGGCGTGAACAACAAACTCCAACTGGCCGAACTCGAGCGCATTTTCCAAACCGAACAGGCGCAAGAATTGCTCAAAGCAGGCGTAACCCTGCGCGATCCGGCACGTTTCGATTTACGAGGCCGTCTGAAACACGGACAAGATGTCGTGATTGACGTCAACGTCGTCATCGAAGGCGAAGTCGAACTCGGCGACAACGTTGAAATCGGTGCCAACTGCGTGATCAAAAACGCCAAAATCGGTGCCAACACCAAAATCGCCCCATTCTCCCATTTTGAAGGTTGCGAAGTCGGCGAAAACAACCAAATCGGCCCATACGCCCGTTTGCGTCCGCAAGCCAAACTGGCCGACGACGTACACATTGGCAACTTCGTCGAAGTCAAAAACGCCACCATCGGCAACGGCACCAAAGCCAACCACCTCACCTACATCGGTGATGCCGAGATCGGCAGCAAAACCAACTTCGGCGCCGGCACGATTATTGCCAACTACGACGGCGTGAACAAACACAAAACCGTCATCGGCGACGAAGTGCGCATCGGTTCAAACTGCGTACTGGTTGCCCCCGTTACCCTAGGCAACAAAGTAACGACAGGCGCGGGCAGCGCGATTACCCGCAACTGCGAAGACGGCAAACTCGTTCTCGCCCGTTCGCGCCAAACCGTCATCGAAGGCTGGGTGCGTCCGGAAAAAGGCGATAAGAAGTAA
- a CDS encoding membrane lipoprotein lipid attachment site-containing protein, translated as MRKLALILTAAAVLAGCSWETYTTESGRTAVRQKYATGTPIVYQDGTYSKNMNYNQFRPERRAVQSNQAEHAERGQNWQKPQFANQQPATE; from the coding sequence ATGCGTAAACTCGCTTTAATCCTGACTGCCGCCGCCGTTTTGGCCGGTTGCTCTTGGGAAACCTACACCACCGAATCCGGCCGTACCGCCGTACGCCAAAAATATGCTACCGGCACACCCATCGTTTATCAGGACGGTACTTATTCTAAAAACATGAATTACAACCAGTTTCGCCCAGAGCGCCGCGCCGTCCAATCCAATCAAGCGGAACACGCTGAACGCGGCCAAAACTGGCAAAAACCGCAATTTGCCAACCAACAGCCAGCAACCGAATAA
- the efeB gene encoding iron uptake transporter deferrochelatase/peroxidase subunit, with product MSQNKQPAQPEKRTLFKTALAAGAIGVAGYFAGKKQGETAAETQNNQHSELAYPCYGEHQAGIVTPHQLFGIMCAFDVTAKDAKQLENLFRALTARIEFLTQGGEYQDGDDKLPPAGSGILGKQFRPDGLTVTVGVGSSLFDDRFGLKDKKPKHLQEMRDFPNDKLQKSWCDGDLSLQICAFSPETCQAALRDIIKNTAQFAVIRWSIDGWLPKAEPGAIAARNLLGFRDGSGNPKVEDPKVADQVLWTGVAANSLDEPAWAKNGSYQAVRLIRHFVEFWDRTPMQEQTDIFGRRKYSGAPMDGKKEGDTADFAKDPDGKITPKDSHMRLANPRDPEFMKKHLLYRRAFNYSRGLAANGQLDVGLIFICYQANLADGFIFVQNLLNGEPLEEYISPFGGGYFFVLPGVEKGSFLGKELLGV from the coding sequence ATGAGCCAAAACAAACAACCGGCACAACCCGAAAAACGAACCCTTTTCAAAACTGCCCTTGCCGCCGGTGCCATCGGCGTTGCCGGTTATTTTGCCGGTAAAAAACAAGGCGAAACCGCCGCCGAAACCCAAAACAACCAACATTCCGAGCTGGCCTATCCGTGTTATGGCGAGCATCAGGCAGGCATCGTTACGCCACACCAGCTCTTCGGCATCATGTGTGCCTTTGACGTTACCGCCAAAGACGCCAAACAACTTGAAAACCTGTTCCGCGCCCTGACCGCCCGCATCGAATTTCTCACCCAAGGCGGCGAATACCAAGACGGCGATGACAAGCTCCCGCCTGCGGGCAGCGGCATCCTCGGCAAACAATTCCGCCCCGATGGGTTGACGGTTACCGTCGGCGTCGGCAGCAGCCTCTTTGACGACCGCTTCGGCCTCAAAGACAAAAAGCCGAAACACCTGCAGGAAATGCGCGACTTCCCCAACGACAAACTCCAAAAATCTTGGTGCGACGGCGACCTCAGCCTGCAAATTTGCGCATTCTCCCCCGAAACCTGCCAAGCCGCCCTGCGCGACATCATCAAAAACACCGCCCAGTTTGCCGTGATCCGTTGGAGCATAGACGGTTGGCTCCCTAAAGCCGAACCCGGCGCCATTGCCGCGCGCAACCTTTTAGGCTTCCGCGACGGTTCCGGTAATCCAAAAGTCGAAGATCCCAAAGTCGCCGATCAAGTCCTGTGGACGGGCGTTGCCGCCAACAGCTTGGACGAACCGGCATGGGCGAAAAACGGCAGCTATCAGGCCGTCCGCCTCATCCGCCACTTTGTCGAGTTTTGGGACCGCACCCCGATGCAGGAACAAACCGATATTTTCGGCCGGCGCAAATACAGCGGCGCGCCCATGGACGGTAAAAAAGAGGGCGACACCGCCGATTTTGCCAAAGACCCCGACGGCAAAATCACGCCCAAAGACAGCCATATGCGCCTTGCCAACCCGCGCGATCCGGAGTTCATGAAAAAACACCTGCTCTACCGCCGCGCCTTCAACTATTCGCGCGGCCTTGCCGCCAACGGCCAGCTCGATGTCGGCCTGATTTTCATCTGCTATCAGGCCAACCTTGCCGACGGCTTCATCTTCGTGCAAAACCTGCTCAACGGCGAGCCTCTGGAGGAATACATCAGCCCGTTTGGCGGCGGCTATTTCTTCGTCCTGCCGGGTGTCGAAAAAGGCAGCTTCCTCGGCAAAGAGCTTTTGGGCGTATAA